A DNA window from Setaria viridis chromosome 2, Setaria_viridis_v4.0, whole genome shotgun sequence contains the following coding sequences:
- the LOC117843580 gene encoding uncharacterized protein isoform X2: protein MNPVSFSRDPPLEFQILKFPSSHPAFSVFRSHIPPHLSSPQRCRRRRLPAAAEGSMPPTGDARSPAKRPRDSDDSGSDGDSDSDCDGGLVSDLREIVCLLRLIKGGANKDGQKMCQQIIASVAADIQTMLEETQLKFEKERQNLLEVLSNSSKECENSLDEEYSKFQETYDMFCREKDAHMQTFRDLFSEVEVEKKKLLEQYEHHKKMETTMLSELDKTFSEKITHAELSVRRMKKDDKSFIIFRKSIGSFLECGSDDDFDIDDE from the exons ATGAATCCCGTATCATTTTCACGGGACCCGCCCCTGGAATTCCAAATTTTGAAATTCCCATCTTCACACCCCGCTTTTTCGGTTTTTCGCTCCCACATCCCACCTCATCTTTCGTCCCCCCAGcggtgccgccggcgacgactccccgcggcggcggagggaagtATGCCCCCCACCGGTGACGCTCGGAGCCCGGCTAAGCGGCCCCGTGACTCGGACGACTCCggctccgacggcgactccgatTCGGACTGCGACGGAGGCCTCGTCAG cgactTGAGGGAGATCGTGTGCCTGCTGCGGCTCATCAAGGGCGGGGCCAACAAGGACGGCCAGAAGATGTGCCAGCAGATCATCGCCAG TGTGGCAGCGGATATTCAGACTATGCTAGAAGAAACCCAGCTGAAATTTGAGAAGGAAAG GCAGAATTTGCTGGAAGTGCTGTCGAACAGTTCCAAAGAG TGCGAGAATTCACTGGATGAAGAATACAGCAAGTTCCAAGAAACATATGATATGTTTTGTAGAGAAAAGGATGCACACATGCAGACTTTCAGAG aCTTGTTCTCCGAAGTTGAAGTTGAGAAGAAGAAATTGCTTGAGCAATACGAACATCATA AGAAGATGGAGACCACCATGTTATCAGAACTTGACAAAACGTTCTCTGAGAAGATAACGCATGCAGAACTATCTGTCAGAAGGATGAAGAAG GATGACAAGTCTTTTATCATCTTTCGCAAGTCTATTGGCTCATTTCTTGAGTGTGGCTCCGATGATGATTTTGACATCGATGACGAGTGA
- the LOC117843579 gene encoding uncharacterized protein translates to MRRLLLPLRRCRLAAPARSSSDPPAMPPAPSASTSPSPPLRFPAAAAAAAAGSLRYGRRRFSSAAAAVGGREAGFPARESAELLGIPGVGPRNLRKLVDGGFRDLARLKQLYTDKPVGGSSEKMVQFLQSSVGIIHKSHAESITSFVKDNVVRELKEESKVPDMQSTKNKRITFCVEGNISVGKSTFLQKIANETVELRDLVEIVPEPVSKWQDVGPDHFNILGAFYAEPQRYAYTFQNYVFVTRLMQEKESSGGIKPLRLVERSIFSDRMVFVRAVHEANWLNGMELSIYDSWFDPVLSSLPGLIPDGFIYLRATPDTCHKRMMLRSRSEEGNVTLQYLRDLHEKHECWLLPSQHKDHRLFSASQLPYSMDHSLHPDIKDSVFYLEGSHMHSSIQKVPALVLDCEPNIDFSRDVEAKRKYASQVAIFFEFVKKLKEASPAPIVDAKAKSPQILLPHSGGLLLRDGNHLSESGLKPLTL, encoded by the exons atgcgccgcctcctcctccctctccgccgctgccgcctcgctGCCCCAGCCCGTAGCTCCTCCGACCCGCCCGCGATGCCGCCCGCCCCCTCTGCTTCCACCTCCCCGTCCCCTCCCCTCcgtttccccgccgccgccgccgccgccgcagcggggTCCCTGCGGTACGGGCGGCGGAGGttctcgtcggcggcggcggccgtgggcggGAGAGAGGCGGGGTTTCCGGCGAGGGAGAGCGCGGAGCTTCTCGGCATCCCCGGGGTCGGGCCCCGGAACCTGCGGAAGCTCGTCGACGGCGGGTTCAGGGACCTCGCGCGCCTCAAGCAGCTGTACACGGATAAA CCTGTGGGTGGGTCTTCTGAGAAGATGGTTCAGTTTTTGCAAAGTTCTGTTGGAATCATTCATAAGAGCCATGCAGAGAGCATAACATCCTTCGTGAAAGACAATGTTGTTCGGGAACTGAAAGAGGAGAGTAAGGTGCCTGACATGCAATCGACCAAGAACAAGAGAATCACCTTTTGTGTTGAGGGAAACATCAGCGTGGGGAAGTCTACCTTCTTACAGAAAATTGCTAATGAGACTGTTGAGCTGCGTGATCTTGTGGAGATTGTACCTGAGCCAGTCTCGAAATGGCAGGATGTTGGTCCTGATCATTTCAATATTTTGGGCGCCTTTTATGCTGAACCACAGAGGTATGCCTACACATTCCAAAATTATGTGTTTGTAACAAGGCTCATGCAAGAAAAGGAGTCCTCTGGAGGAATAAAGCCGCTCAGATTGGTAGAACGGAGCATCTTCAGTGATCGAATG GTCTTTGTTCGTGCTGTTCATGAAGCTAATTGGTTGAATGGAATGGAGCTGAGCATTTATGACTCTTGGTTTGACCCTGTGCTGTCATCTCTTCCTGGCCTTATCCCTGATGGATTTATCTATCTTAGAGCTACCCCTGATACTTGTCACAAGAGAATGATGCTTCGAAGTAGATCTGAAGAAGGAAATGTCACATTGCAGTATCTGCGAGATTTGCATGAGAAACATGAATGCTGGTTACTGCCTTCTCAACATAAGGATCACAGACTATTCTCAGCAAGCCAATTGCCGTATAGCATGGACCACTCCTTGCACCCTGATATTAAAGACAGTGTGTTTTATCTTGAAGGGAGTCATATGCATTCTAGTATCCAGAAA GTTCCTGCTCTTGTACTGGACTGCGAACCAAATATTGATTTTAGCCGGGACGTCGAAGCTAAAAGAAA GTATGCTTCGCAAGTAGcgattttttttgaatttgtgAAGAAACTGAAGGAAGCTTCACCGGCCCCAATCGTTGATGCAAAAGCCAAGAGTCCGCAAATCTTGCTTCCTCACAGTGGGGGTCTATTGCTCCGTGATGGCAACCATTTGTCTGAATCTGGTTTGAAGCCACTGACTTTGTAA
- the LOC117843578 gene encoding uncharacterized protein, with translation MSRSRSGFFPITSSSSPLVPAIPGSILCSKGIPASKNQVAEASKDTNAKKIGPPGNKIRIRLRKRLAEGVQTTSTVVPEETKNHLAKEVFENTDNDTPSTIFVDTEAKAEEVCSKGTGEGQCQEANSNSLIKTMSKDTLPEEANLIVLSLNQTTATEVQVKEEISYPERKELCEEGHKNIMSKVLPHEDSSNTPRKESYVGAINNTPSKNQSIISVHGEVEKNNSSNITRSKRLLYETNSNPSSKEVTEEAKVNNPRKNVTSAVKGEEANDNSLGDNLFEEARKNIATANLSTEAINCAPSRRPADPVNDKKTIKKLRTSAVHATGTSHNPSGMKLSTSAAPAVGRSTSAAFLEATKEYKEFEEKVKRTVYLDNLSLLATDAVIRMALNQFGNVKNVNFVTNYTVPFDIPQSALVEMETEKDAEHVVNMLDEFPFMMSGMPRPVRAKRATAEMFNDRPWKPGRKLEFCWVGPTDPDCQNVRKFKIMSKRHEVENLSLIKNQLHEEALLAKHQQENLNCNYRKLESIDSVILTGWVNRLTRIYNLNFDEVY, from the exons ATGTCTCGTTCCCGGAGCGGCTtcttccccatcacctcctcctcctcccccctcgtCCCGGCGATTCCAGG GAGTATCTTGTGTAGCAAGGGAATACCTGCCTCTAAAAACCAGGTTGCTGAAGCCAGCAAGGACACCAATGCCAAGAAAATCGGCCCACCTGGGAACAAAATTCGTATACGCCTGAGAAAGAGGTTGGCTGAGGGTGTTCAGACCACGAGCACTGTAGTACCTGAGGAAACTAAAAACCACCTGGCTAAAGAAGTATTCGAAAATACTGATAACGACACTCCAAGCACGATCTTTGTGGATACTGAAGCGAAGGCTGAGGAGGTATGCAGCAAAGGTACAGGAGAAGGGCAGTGCCAAGAGGCAAACAGCAACAGCCTGATCAAAACTATGTCAAAGGACACACTACCTGAAGAGGCTAATTTGATTGTCTTGAGCTTGAACCAGACAACCGCCACTGAAGTGCAGGTTAAAGAGGAAATCAGTTACCCTGAAAGAAAGGAGTTGTGTGAAGAGGGACACAAAAACATCATGAGCAAGGTGCTGCCTCATGAGGACAGCAGCAATACACCTAGGAAAGAATCATATGTAGGAGCTATTAACAATACCCCAAGCAAGAACCAGTCAATCATCAGCGTGCATGGTGAAGTGGAAAAGAACAACTCCAGCAACATCACCCGGAGCAAGAGGCTGCTGTATGAGACAAACAGCAATCCCTCAAGCAAGGAGGTAACTGAAGAGGCTAAGGTCAACAACCCAAGGAAGAATGTGACGTCTGCAGTGAAGGGCGAGGAGGCAAATGACAACTCTCTGGGAGATAACCTGTTTGAAGAAGCTAGAAAGAACATTGCCACTGCAAATCTGTCAACTGAGGCTATAAACTGTGCCCCAAGCAGAAGACCAGCTGATCCAGTTAATGACAAGAAAACTATCAAAAAGCTGCGCACCTCTGCAGTGCATGCTACTGGCACCAGCCATAATCCTTCTGGAATGAAACTTTCTACCTCTGCTGCCCCAGCTGTGGGACGAAGTACCAGTGCTGCATTCTTAGAGGCCACAAAAGAATATAAAGAGTTTGAGGAGAAGGTCAAGAGAACTGTATACCTTGACAACTTGTCTCTTCTAGCAACAGATGCAGTCATAAGGATGGCTTTGAACCAATTTGGGAATGTAAAAAATGTCAACTTTGTGACCAACTACACGGTTCCATTTGACATTCCTCAATCTGCATTAGTAGAAATGGAAACTGAGAAGGATGCTGAGCATGTGGTCAACATGCTAGATGAGTTCCCATTCATGATGTCCGGAATGCCAAGACCTGTGAGGGCGAAGCGAGCCACAGCAGAAATGTTCAATGACCGTCCATGGAAACCTGGTAGAAAGTTAGAATTCTGTTGGGTGGGTCCTACAGACCCTGATTGTCAAAATGTCAGAAAGTTTAAGATAATGTCCAAGAGACATGAGGTGGAGAATTTATCACTGATCAAG AATCAACTGCATGAGGAGGCATTGCTAGCAAAGCATCAGCAGGAGAACCTGAATTGCAATTACAGGAAGCTTGAAAGTATAGACAGTGTCATTCTGACTGGCTGGGTTAATCGCCTTACTCGTATTTATAACCTCAATTTCGATGAAGTGTACTGA
- the LOC117843581 gene encoding uncharacterized protein, with translation MESSKKASLFISLLLLLLLVSAVHGDGAKPAADARDTAAAGDGGERVTVRTGHGHGYSSHSGGHTGGASAEKGGAGVVDPRNPNARSHRSGAAAASRAALGYSCAVVWGLVGAILAVVALP, from the exons ATGGAGAGCTCCAAGAAAGCCTCCCTCttcatctccctcctcctcctcttgctgcTTGTGTCAGCTGTCCATGGAGATGGAGCTAAGCCTGCGGCAGATGCCAGGGACACAGCAG CGGCaggtgacggcggcgagcgggtgaCGGTGAGGACGGGGCACGGGCACGGCTACAGCAGCCACAGCGGCGGCCACACGGGTGGCGCCTCGGCGGAGAAGGGCGGCGCGGGGGTGGTCGACCCCCGCAACCCCAACGCCAGGAGCCAccgcagcggcgcggcggcggcgagcagggccGCCCTCGGGTACTCATGTGCGGTGGTTTGGGGACTCGTCGGAGCGATCCTTGCCGTGGTGGCTCTTCCATGA
- the LOC117843580 gene encoding uncharacterized protein isoform X1: MNPVSFSRDPPLEFQILKFPSSHPAFSVFRSHIPPHLSSPQRCRRRRLPAAAEGSMPPTGDARSPAKRPRDSDDSGSDGDSDSDCDGGLVSDLREIVCLLRLIKGGANKDGQKMCQQIIASVAADIQTMLEETQLKFEKERQNLLEVLSNSSKEQCENSLDEEYSKFQETYDMFCREKDAHMQTFRDLFSEVEVEKKKLLEQYEHHKKMETTMLSELDKTFSEKITHAELSVRRMKKDDKSFIIFRKSIGSFLECGSDDDFDIDDE, translated from the exons ATGAATCCCGTATCATTTTCACGGGACCCGCCCCTGGAATTCCAAATTTTGAAATTCCCATCTTCACACCCCGCTTTTTCGGTTTTTCGCTCCCACATCCCACCTCATCTTTCGTCCCCCCAGcggtgccgccggcgacgactccccgcggcggcggagggaagtATGCCCCCCACCGGTGACGCTCGGAGCCCGGCTAAGCGGCCCCGTGACTCGGACGACTCCggctccgacggcgactccgatTCGGACTGCGACGGAGGCCTCGTCAG cgactTGAGGGAGATCGTGTGCCTGCTGCGGCTCATCAAGGGCGGGGCCAACAAGGACGGCCAGAAGATGTGCCAGCAGATCATCGCCAG TGTGGCAGCGGATATTCAGACTATGCTAGAAGAAACCCAGCTGAAATTTGAGAAGGAAAG GCAGAATTTGCTGGAAGTGCTGTCGAACAGTTCCAAAGAG CAGTGCGAGAATTCACTGGATGAAGAATACAGCAAGTTCCAAGAAACATATGATATGTTTTGTAGAGAAAAGGATGCACACATGCAGACTTTCAGAG aCTTGTTCTCCGAAGTTGAAGTTGAGAAGAAGAAATTGCTTGAGCAATACGAACATCATA AGAAGATGGAGACCACCATGTTATCAGAACTTGACAAAACGTTCTCTGAGAAGATAACGCATGCAGAACTATCTGTCAGAAGGATGAAGAAG GATGACAAGTCTTTTATCATCTTTCGCAAGTCTATTGGCTCATTTCTTGAGTGTGGCTCCGATGATGATTTTGACATCGATGACGAGTGA